A region of the Agromyces sp. CF514 genome:
GGGAAGCCCATCGAGGCGCCGACGCCCCAGAGCACGGTGCCGACGATGACGACCCAGAGCTCGCTGCCGAAGATGAACAGGCTGAGGCCCAGCACGCCGGTGGCGGCGAGCACGCGCAGCGTGAGCACTCGGCCGAAGCGGTCGATCAGCGGGCCGCCGAGCACGCGAGCGGTCGTCATCGAGACGGCGAAGACCGTGAAGACCGCGGCGCCGGCAGCGGGCTCGAGGCCGTGGCCGTCGACCGCCGCGAGCGTGAGCCAGTCGTTCGCCGATCCCTCGGCGAACGCCATGCCGAGCATGATGACGCCGATGAGCAGCAGTTGCACGTCGCCCCAGACCTTGAGGCTGTCGCGGAGGCGCTCGGTCCACGGACGGGCCGGCGCGGCATCCGCTCGCCCGGCTGCGTCGGCCGGGTCGCCGAGCTCGTCGCGGTGCGGCACGAACCGAACGGCCACGACCGCTCCGATCGCGATGAGCGCGGCGATCGCCCCCAGGTGCGCGATGACGGCGACGTCGAGGGCGGCCGCAGCGGCCGCGATGCCGGCACCGGCGACCGTGCCGAACGAGAAGAACGCGTGCATGAGGGGCATGACCGTGCGGCCGATCTCACGCTCGGCCTCGGCGGCCTCGACGTTCATGATGACGTCGACCGCGCCGTTGCCGAAGCCCGCGAAGGCGAGTCCGATCGCGATGAGCGGGATCGACGGCAGCACCGAGCCGCCGATGCCGATGAAGACCAGGCCCAGTGAGACGGCGATGAGCGTGCCGGACATGCCGATGCGGGCGCCGAAGCGCGCCATGAGCGGGGGAGCGGCGATGAGGCCGAGGACCGAGGCGATCGACCCCGAGAGGATCACCAGCCCGACGCCCTGCGTGCTGAGCCCGGTCTCGTCGCGCACCTCGGGCAGGCGCGCGACCCAGCTCGCGAGGCTCAGCCCCGAGAGGAAGAAGATCGCGAAGACGGCGTTTCGCCAGGCGGTCAGGCCGCGTCGGGTCGTGGTCGGTGCGCTCATGGTGCTCGGCTTCGTCGTCGGGGCGGATGCCGCGTGACGGCGTCATCTCGGTGGGAATGGTCGAATCGATTCGACCCGTCTCTGCAAAACCCTATCCGCACGCCATGGCGGTCGCAACACCGCACGTGACGACCGGTCGCTGAGCTGCGTCGGGCGGGCCGTCGGCGGCCGATCGTCCCGAATTCGCGTCGGATGCCGCATGCGGGCCGTGCAAACGAGCGGCCCGACTGCGCGCGGGCGTTCGCCGCGATCACGGCCGAAGCGGCGGATGAATGCTCGGGCGCATCGATGAAACGCGCAATCGGGGTGCGCGAAACGGCCTGTTTCCTGCACTTGCACGCAGTCGGAATCCGTGGGTATGGTCGCCACTGCTAAACGATTAACACTCGGAGCCGATGGCTTCGAACCCCCGTTGCAGCCAGTGTCCAAAGGAGGACCATGCGTCACGCCCCGAAGTCCCGCATCACCGCGTCGCTCGCCGTCTCGGCCGTCGCGGCCATCGCCCTCGCCGGATGCTCCGGCGCGCCGGGTGGAGCCGGCGCCGACGGCGACGTCACGCTCACCTATGCGATCTGGGACCAGAACCAGCAGCCCGCGATGGAGCAGATCGCCGACGCCTTCACCGAGGAGCACCCGAACGTCGACGTCGAGATCCAGCTCACGCCGTACAAGGAGTACTTCACGAAGCTGCAGACCGCCGTCTCGGGCGGCGCTGCGGCCGACGTGTTCTGGATGAACGGGCCGAACTTCCAGCTCTACGCAGGCAACGGCGTGCTCGCGCCGCTCGATGAGGACGGCATCGACCCCGCCGACTACCCCGAGGGCCTCATCGACCTCTACACCTACGACGGCGACCTCTACGGGGCCCCGAAGGACTTCGACACCGTCGCCCTCTGGTACAACACGGACCTCTTCGACGCCGCGGGCGTCGAGTACCCGACCGCCGACTGGACCTGGGACGACCTGAAGGCCGCGGCCGCGAAGCTCTCCGACCCGGCGACGGGCGTCTACGGCATCACCGCGAGCCAGTACGGCCAGGAGAACTACTACAACTCGATCGCGCAGGCCGGCGGCGAGGTCATCTCGGCCGACGGCACGACCACGGGCTACGACAGCCCCGAGGCGCTCGCCGGCATCGAGCTCTGGACCGACCTCATCGCCGACGGCTCGTCGCCGAACGCGCAGCAGATGACCGACACCAACCCCGAGGACTTCTTCCTCTCGGGCAAGTCGGCCATGTTCCAGAACGGCTCGTGGGCCGCGATCGCCTACGCCGACAACCCCGACATCGCCGATTCGGTGAACGTCGCGCCGCTCCCCGCGGGTGCCGAGGGCAACCAGAGCGTGATCCACGGCGTCGCGAACGTCGCGAACGCGAAGAGCGCCCACGTCGACCTCGCCAAGGAGTTCGCCGAGTTCGCCAGCTCGAAGCAGGCCGCCGACATCCAGGCCGACTCCGGCACCGTGATCCCGGCGTTCAACGGCACCCAGCAGGCCTGGGTCGACGCGCTGCCGCAGTTCGACCTGCAGGTCTACATCGACGCGCTCGAGACGGCCGTGCCGTACCCCGTCTCGAAGAACACCTCGGCGTGGACCTCGATCGAGAGCGAAGTGCTCTCGCAGGTCTGGGCCGGCAACCTCTCGCCGAAGGACGGCCTCGCACAGCTCGCCGAGCAGATGCAGGCCGCGCTGGACGCCGAGTCGGAGTGACCCGATGACCGACCTGATCGCGCAGCGCACGGCGGCGCCGATCTCCGAGCTCGACCGGGGGCGGCCCGACGTCGCCCCCGGCGAGCCCGGCCGGGCGGGTCGCGGCCGACGTCGCGGCCCCGCCCAATCCGCCTGGTGGGCGCTGCTGTTCATCGGACCGACGGCCCTCGGACTGCTCGTCTTCTACATCTGGCCGACGATCCGCACGCTGATCCTCTCGTTCACGAAGTCGGGCCCGTTCGGCGGCTCCGAGTTCGTCGGGTTCGAGAACTACGTGCGTCTCCTGCAGGACCCCGAGCTGCTCGGCGCCCTGCGCAACACGGCGGTGTACACGATCATCGCGCTCGTCGGCATCCCGATCGCCGTCGCCATCGCCGCGCTCCTCAACACCGCCGGCCTCCGCGGACGCAGCGTCTACCGCACGCTCTACTTCATCCCCGTCGTCACCATGCCGGCGGCCATCGCGCTCGTCTGGCGCATGATCTACAACGGCGACTACGGCGTCTTCAACGAGATGCTCGGGCTCGTCGGCATCGACGGCAGGTCGTGGCTCACCGACCCGAGCACGGCGCTCGTCGCGATCGCGGTCGTCGGCATCTGGGCCGGCCTCGGCACGAACATCGTGATCTTCCTCGCGGGCCTGCAGGGCATCCCCGACACGATCATGGAGGCCGCCGACCTCGACGGCGCCGGCCCCGTGCGCAAGTTCTTCTCGATCACCATCCCGATGCTCAGCCCGTCGATCTTCTTCGTGAGCGTCATCAGCGTGATCGGCGCGCTGCAGGTGTTCGACCTCGTCTACATGATGCTGGGCCGCAACAACCCGGCCATGCCGAACACCCGCACGATCGTCTACCTGTTCTACGAGGCGGGCTTCCTCGACAACGAGCGCGGGTACGCGGCGGCGATCGCGTTCCTGCTGCTGCTGATCATCCTCGTGCTCACGGTCGTGCAGTTCCGTCTCC
Encoded here:
- a CDS encoding MFS transporter, translating into MSAPTTTRRGLTAWRNAVFAIFFLSGLSLASWVARLPEVRDETGLSTQGVGLVILSGSIASVLGLIAAPPLMARFGARIGMSGTLIAVSLGLVFIGIGGSVLPSIPLIAIGLAFAGFGNGAVDVIMNVEAAEAEREIGRTVMPLMHAFFSFGTVAGAGIAAAAAALDVAVIAHLGAIAALIAIGAVVAVRFVPHRDELGDPADAAGRADAAPARPWTERLRDSLKVWGDVQLLLIGVIMLGMAFAEGSANDWLTLAAVDGHGLEPAAGAAVFTVFAVSMTTARVLGGPLIDRFGRVLTLRVLAATGVLGLSLFIFGSELWVVIVGTVLWGVGASMGFPVGMSAAADVPDRAQAAARVSAVAIIGYCAFLVGPPFIGFLGEHFGLLNALLVILVLMVMAGLAAPAARERSGRPGATGVEEHPDTTGTSGGASAAASDA
- a CDS encoding sugar ABC transporter substrate-binding protein, with the translated sequence MRHAPKSRITASLAVSAVAAIALAGCSGAPGGAGADGDVTLTYAIWDQNQQPAMEQIADAFTEEHPNVDVEIQLTPYKEYFTKLQTAVSGGAAADVFWMNGPNFQLYAGNGVLAPLDEDGIDPADYPEGLIDLYTYDGDLYGAPKDFDTVALWYNTDLFDAAGVEYPTADWTWDDLKAAAAKLSDPATGVYGITASQYGQENYYNSIAQAGGEVISADGTTTGYDSPEALAGIELWTDLIADGSSPNAQQMTDTNPEDFFLSGKSAMFQNGSWAAIAYADNPDIADSVNVAPLPAGAEGNQSVIHGVANVANAKSAHVDLAKEFAEFASSKQAADIQADSGTVIPAFNGTQQAWVDALPQFDLQVYIDALETAVPYPVSKNTSAWTSIESEVLSQVWAGNLSPKDGLAQLAEQMQAALDAESE
- a CDS encoding carbohydrate ABC transporter permease; the encoded protein is MTDLIAQRTAAPISELDRGRPDVAPGEPGRAGRGRRRGPAQSAWWALLFIGPTALGLLVFYIWPTIRTLILSFTKSGPFGGSEFVGFENYVRLLQDPELLGALRNTAVYTIIALVGIPIAVAIAALLNTAGLRGRSVYRTLYFIPVVTMPAAIALVWRMIYNGDYGVFNEMLGLVGIDGRSWLTDPSTALVAIAVVGIWAGLGTNIVIFLAGLQGIPDTIMEAADLDGAGPVRKFFSITIPMLSPSIFFVSVISVIGALQVFDLVYMMLGRNNPAMPNTRTIVYLFYEAGFLDNERGYAAAIAFLLLLIILVLTVVQFRLQKKWVHYE